In the Leclercia adecarboxylata genome, CCGGACATCAGCGCTATCTCTGCTCTCATTGCCGTAAAACATGGCAACTACAGTTCACTTACACCGCCTCTCAGCCCGGTACGCACCAGAAAATCATTGATATGGCCATGAATGGCGTCGGATGTCGCGCCAGTGCACGCATTATGGGCGTTGGCCTCAACACGGTTTTACGTCACTTAAAAAACTCAGGCCGCAGTCGGTAACCTGGCGCATACAACCGGGCAGTGATGTGATTGTCTGCGCTGAAATGGACGAACAGTGGGGCTACGTCGGTGCTAAATCACGTCAGCGCTGGCTGTTTTACGCGTATGACAGGATACGGAGGACGGTTGTGGCGCACGTCTTCGGTGAACGCACTCTGGCCACACTGGAGCGTCTTCTGAGCCTGCTGTCGGCCTTTGAGGTCGTGGTATGGATGACGGATGGCTGGCCGCTGTATGAATCACGCCTGAAGGGAAAGCTGCACGTTATCAGCAAGCGTTACACTCAGCGCATTGAGCGACATAACCTGAATCTGAGACAACATCTGGCAAGGCTGGGACGGAAGTCACTGTCGTTCTCAAAATCGGTGGAGCTGCATGACAAGGTCATCGGGCATTATCTGAACATAAAACACTATCAGTAAGTTGGAGTCATTACCGGTTTAGTCTATGAATAAACATTAAATAATGTCTACTTCCACCAGAACCCCAAAGTGATCCGATACAACCGGATAAAAATCGTTATTAAAAATCACCTGATGCTGCTTTACCACCATCGGTTGATTACTAAGAACCAAATCAATGCGTAGCGCTTGGCTATTTTGTTCCCAACCGTCAATATTTTTAATTACAGTAGTTCCGGAGTCTTTTATTTCTGCTATTTCATAACAATCTATCAAACCGCACTGTAATACATAATCATAACCTTCATTGCGTATATGGCTTGGGTTGTTGAAATCGCCTAATAGAAAGCTCAACTCTGTTGATAATGTTGCCTTTATTCTGTTGAACTGGTCCTCAAATGAGCTCTCTGAGTCACTCCACCAGCCGCAATGACAATTATAAAGATTGAAATCACCTCGTTGAGAAGTGACCTTAATACGCACTGCTCGCCTATGTTTCCAAAAGTTCACATCATAGTTATCACTTAGGTCAATGACCTCATGCTCGACAATCGGCAGTCGCGTCAAGAATGCCAGTCCCTCTTGATATACGTCATAACTTTGATGAACGAAATCCCATGTAAGTTGGTAGTGATAGCCGTATTCCATGAGTTTTTTCTGTAATAAATATCCATAGTTATCAGCGAGCACGGTGTGATTAGTTAATATATTGGCATCAACAGCCGAGCTATTTTGATGTTGATTCACTTCCTGTAATGCAACGACATCGCACCCTTGCTCGATAATGGCTTGCGCTACCACATCCAACTTTTCTAGTTGTTTCTCTTCTTGCCAACTATGGGTATTTAGCGTCATTAACTTCATTTATTATTCACTTATTCATTGTAGCGAGTTAAACGCAGCTCAAGGCTGCGTTTCTCGAGGTTATTTTATCTAGGGTAGAGAATGAATTACGCAGGTTGTGCTGAAAACTTCTCAACTAATCTAGATTTAATGACATCCACTCCTGGACCATAAATAACTTGTACTCCCTGTTCTTTAATTACAGCACCAAGTGCTCCTGTCGGCTTCCATAATGCATATTCAGCAACCAACTGCGGGTCATTAACTGTAATGCGCAAGCGAGTCATACAAGCATCAATCTCAACAATATTGGCACGGCCACCTAAATTCTGAATAATAATGTCCATCTTCTCATCTTCTGACATGGATTCTGAACTTTCATCGAGGTAGTTACCCATACGGCCCGGTGTTGGCAATTTAAATTTGACAATGAGCACACGGAATAATCCATAGTTAACACCAAAGAAAACAATAGAAACCAATGCGAAGCGAACCAAATCACCACCGATTCCCGCTGAAACCATCATAGGTATACGAGTGAGTAACTCAATCAAACCAAAGGCATGTATACGTAGGTCCATCACATCGACCAACGCAAATGCAATCCCTGT is a window encoding:
- a CDS encoding IS1 family transposase (programmed frameshift) — encoded protein: MASISIRCPSCSATEGVVRNGKSTAGHQRYLCSHCRKTWQLQFTYTASQPGTHQKIIDMAMNGVGCRASARIMGVGLNTVLRHFKKLRPQSVTWRIQPGSDVIVCAEMDEQWGYVGAKSRQRWLFYAYDRIRRTVVAHVFGERTLATLERLLSLLSAFEVVVWMTDGWPLYESRLKGKLHVISKRYTQRIERHNLNLRQHLARLGRKSLSFSKSVELHDKVIGHYLNIKHYQ
- a CDS encoding endonuclease/exonuclease/phosphatase family protein, translating into MKLMTLNTHSWQEEKQLEKLDVVAQAIIEQGCDVVALQEVNQHQNSSAVDANILTNHTVLADNYGYLLQKKLMEYGYHYQLTWDFVHQSYDVYQEGLAFLTRLPIVEHEVIDLSDNYDVNFWKHRRAVRIKVTSQRGDFNLYNCHCGWWSDSESSFEDQFNRIKATLSTELSFLLGDFNNPSHIRNEGYDYVLQCGLIDCYEIAEIKDSGTTVIKNIDGWEQNSQALRIDLVLSNQPMVVKQHQVIFNNDFYPVVSDHFGVLVEVDII